One Dromiciops gliroides isolate mDroGli1 chromosome 3, mDroGli1.pri, whole genome shotgun sequence DNA segment encodes these proteins:
- the LOC122750225 gene encoding olfactory receptor 149-like: MKNYTVVKEFILLGIPHTEGLEIQLFIVFLCFYFFTLLGNLIILSAIISSSHLHTPMYFFLCKLSVLDIFFPSVSSPKMLSYLSGNSHAISYGGCVCQLFFYHFLGCTECLLCTVMAYDRFIAICFPLRYTVIMRHKICAILAMGTSFFGCIQATFLTALTFQLPYCGPNKVDYYFCDIPVMLKLACADTSALEMVGFISVGLMPLSCFLLILTSYSCIVCSILKIHTAEGRHRAFSTCSAHLTAILLLYIPVVLIYLQPTPNPWLNATVQILNNLVTPMLNPLIFSLRNKEVKSSLKKILQQVGFLPGK, translated from the coding sequence ATGAAGAATTATACAGTGGTGAAAGAGTTCATTCTCCTGGGAATCCCTCACACTGAGGGATTAGAGATTCaactttttattgtatttttatgtttctatttctttaccCTGCTGGGGAACCTGATTATTTTATCAGCCATTATCTCTTCATCTCACCTTCATACACCTATGTATTTCTTTCTATGTAAGCTATCAGTTCTGGACATATTTTTCCCTTCAGTGAGTTCACCCAAAATGTTGTCCTACCTCTCTGGGAACAGCCATGCCATCTCCTATGGGGGCTGTGTATGCCAACTCTTTTTCTATCATTTCCTTGGCTGCACCGAGTGTTTGCTGTGCACTGTGATGGCCTATGACCGTTTTATTGCCATTTGTTTTCCTCTGCGCTACACAGTCATCATGAGACATAAGATATGTGCCATATTGGCTATGGGGACTTCATTTTTTGGCTGTATTCAGGCCACTTTCCTAACTGCCCTAACCTTCCAGTTGCCCTACTGTGGACCCAATAAAGTAGATTATTACTTCTGCGATATCCCAGTGATGCTGAAATTAGCCTGTGCAGATACTTCAGCCCTGGAGATGGTGGGTTTCATTAGTGTGGGCcttatgccacttagctgcttcctTCTTATCCTTACTTCTTATAGCTGCATTGTTTGCTCCATCTTGAAGATCCACACAGCAGAGGGGCGGCACAGAGCCTTCTCCACTTGCAGTGCTCACCTCACAGCCATTCTTCTCTTATACATACCTGTAGTCCTCATTTACTTACAACCTACCCCCAATCCTTGGCTGAATGCTACTGTTCAGATCCTGAATAATCTGGTCACCCCAATGCTGAATCCCTTAATCTTCAGCCTAAGGAACAAGGAAGTGAAATCATCCCTAAAGAAGATACTGCAGCAGGTTGGGTTCCTTCCTGGCAAATGA